In Pseudomonas coleopterorum, the genomic window ACAAGTACGTTCGCTCTGCGACGGACTGCGCAACACTGGAAAATTACGCTGAGGCAATACCTTCGACCGGTCCCGTCACGGTCTCCCATGCAATGAACGAAGGCCCTGGCATTACGTTCCTTTGTGTACTGCCTCTTGAAACTCCAGACGGCCCGATTCGACCCCTGTTTTCCAATAGTGTTTTAATCTTCTACCGCTGGCTTATCAATCCACCATCGCTCATGCCGCCTCACTATCGCAGAACGTACGATGCTGAAACACGCGTGCATGAATTTACGTTGCTTCCAGTAACGCCAGAGTTAGACATGGCCGGTTATCGTTACAAGTCCGGTGAGCCGGATAAGCTGGATTGTCTCTCTGATCAAGACTATCAGCGGATCAACCCCAGCTTCGGGCGTTTCGAGGTCGAGGTGGGTTCGCAGCCCTCTGTCGTTTGCATAGCAGGCATGGACATGGCGGGCCATCAGTCGCCTCGTATACGCCTGCATCTGGCACCTGCGACGATAGCCAGCAACCAATGAACTTGACGAGCCAGTAGGTCGCCCATCATTGAATCCAAGCCTACTGAAATAGGCCAGGGATAAACAAACGTCACCGGTGCCCGATGAGGCACGGGCCCTGGGTCAGCATACTGAAAAAAAAAGGGGGCCACCCGGCCCCCAGAGGAAAACCTTGCAGCCCGAGGTCAGCCCTCGATCTCGATCAATATCTCGCCGGGGTTCACGCGGTCGCCTTTGGCCACATGGATGGCCACCACCTTGCCGGCCACACCGGCCTGAACCTCGGTCTCCATTTTCATCGCCTCGGTGATCAACACCGCCTGCCCGGCCTTGACCGCATCGCCCTGCTTGACCAGCACGTCGACGATGTTGCCGGGCATCGCAGTGCTGACATGGCCCGGTTCGCTGGCCTGCTTGCGCTTGCCGATACCGCCGCTGACGAACTCGTTCAGGGGTTCGAACACCACCTCTTCGGGCATGCCGTCGATGGACAGGTAGAAATGCCGCTTGCCTTCGGCCTTGACCCCGACGCCGGTGATGTCGACCCGATAGCTTTCGCCGTGCACATCGATGACGAACTCGGTCGGTACCCCTTCACCAGTGCGCGCAACCTGGGCACCTGCCTCGGGGATCGGCAGCAACACCTCGGGCACCAGCGTGCCGGCGGCACGCTCTTCGAGGAACTTGCGCCCGATGTCGGGGAACATCGCAAACGTCAGTACATCCTCCTCCGACTGGGCCAGCTCGCCGATGTCCTTGCGCAGCTTGTCCATCTCCGGCTTGAGCAGGTCGGCGGGACGTACGTCGATGACTTCCTCGCTGCCGATCGCCTGGCGCCGCAGTTGTTCGTTGACCTTACCCGGCGCCTGGCCATAACCGCCTTGCAGGTACAGCTTCACTTCGTTGGTGATGGTCTTGTAGCGCTCGCCGGCCAACACGTTGAAAAACGCCTGGGTACCGACGATCTGCGAGGTAGGCGTGACCAGGGGCGGGAAGCCCAGGTCTTCACGCACCTTGGGAATCTCGGCCAGCACCTCGTTCATACGGTTCAGCGCGCCCTGCTCCTTCAGCTGGTTGGCCAGGTTGGAAATCATGCCGCCGGGCACCTGGTTGACCTGCACGCGAGTATCGACCGCCGTGAATTCGCTCTCGAACTGGTGGTATTTCTTGCGCACGGCATAGAAATACAGGCCGATCTCCTGCAGCAGCTCCAGGCTCAGGCCGGTGTCGAATTCGCTGCCCTTGAGCGCGGCGACCATGGACTCAGTGCCCGGATGACTGGTGCCCCAGGCAAAGCTGGAGATGGCCGTATCGATATGATCGGCGCCATTTTCCACCGCCTTGAGCTGACACATCGCGGCCAGGCCGGCCGTGTCGTGGCTGTGGATGAACACCGGCAGCGACTGCTCGGCCTTCAGGGCCCTGACCAGCTCGCCGGTGGCATAGGGCGTCAACAGACCCGCCATGTCCTTGATCGCCACCGAGTCGCAGCCCATGGCTTCCATCTGCTTGGCCTGGGCCACGAAGGCGGCGACGGTGTGCACCGGGCTGGTGGTGTAGGCGATGGTGCCCTGGGCGTGCTTGCCAGCCGCCTTCACCGCCTCGATGGCCACACGAAGGTTACGCACGTCGTTCATTGCATCGAAGATGCGGAACACATCGATACCGTTGTCGGCCGCCTTGGCCACGAAGGCGCGGACCACATCGTCGCTGTAGTGCCGGTAGCCCAGCAGGTTCTGCCCGCGCAGAAGCATCTGCAGACGGGTGTTGGGCAGCGCCTGGCGCAGTTTGCGCAGGCGTTCCCACGGGTCTTCCTTGAGGAAGCGCACACAGGCATCGAAGGTGGCGCCGCCCCACACTTCCAGCGACCAGTAGCCGACCCGGTCGAGCTTGTCGCAGATGGGCAGCATGTCTTCGGTGCGCATGCGGGTCGCCAGCAACGACTGATGGGCGTCGCGCAGGATGGTGTCGGTCACGAATATGCGCTTGGAAACAGGAGTATTGGACATTGTTGTGTTCCTCACAGGCCGGCGTGGGCGGCGATGGCGGCAGCGATGGCCAGGGCCAGCTCTTCGGGTTTGCGCTTGATCGAGTACTGGGTCAGCTCCGGATGGCTGTCGACGAAGCTGGTATTGAACTGGCCGCTGCGAAACTCGGGGTTGCGCAGGATTTCCTGGTAGTAGGCCGCCGTGGTCTTGATGCCTTGCAGGCGCATGTCATCGAGCGCCCGCAGGCCGCGGTCCATGGCCTCTTCCCAGGTCAAGGCCCAGACCACCAGTTTGAGGCACATGGAATCGTAGAACGGCGGAATGGTGTAGCCGGTGTAGATCGCTGTGTCGGTGCGCACGCCCGGCCCGCCGGGAGCGTAGTAGCGGGTGATCTTGCCGAAGCTGGGCAGGAAGTTGTTCTTCGGATCCTCGGCATTGATGCGGAACTGCAGGGCAAAGCCGCGGTGCACGATGTCCTCCTGCTTCACCGACAGCGCAAGGCCCGAAGCAATGCGGATCTGCTCGCGGACAATGTCGATACCGGTGATTTCCTCGGTGATGGTGTGCTCCACCTGCACCCGGGTATTCATCTCCATGAAATACACCTCGCCTTCGGCGAGCAGGAACTCCACGGTACCGGCGTTCTCGTAGCCGACCGCCTTGGCTGCGCGCACCGACAGGTCGCCGATGTAGGCGCGCTGCTCGGGGGTCAGCTGCGGGCTGGGGGCGATCTCGATGAGCTTCTGGTTGCGTCGCTGGATCGAACAGTCGCGTTCGAACAGGTGCACCACATTGCCGAAGCGGTCACCCAGGATCTGCGCCTCGATGTGCTTGGGATTGACGATGCACTTTTCCAGGAACACCTCGGCCGAGCCAAAGGCCTTGGTCGCTTCGGAAATCACCCGTGGAAAGGCCTGCTCCAGTTCCTCGCGGCTGTTGCAACGGCGAATGCCTCGCCCACCGCCGCCCGAGGTAGCCTTGAGCATGACCGGGTAGCCAATGCGCTCACCCTCGGCCAACGCCTCGTGGATATCGGCGACGTTGCCCTCGGTGCCGGGCGTGACGGGTACGCCCGCCTTGATCATGCTGCGCCGGGCTTCGGTCTTGTCGCCCATGCGGCGAATGACCTCGGCCGACGGCCCGATGAACTTGACCCCGCGCTCGGCGCAGATGTCCGCCAGTTCGGCATTCTCGGAGAGAAAGCCATAGCCTGGATGCAAGGCATCGCAGCCGGTTTCCACCGCCAGGTTCACCAGCTTGCGCGGGTTCAAATAGCCGGCCAGGGGCTCGGCGCCGATGCTGTGGGCTTCGTCTGCGCGCTTGACGTGCAACGCGTGACGATCGGCTTCGGAATAGATCGCGACCGAACGAATGCCCATTTCGGCGCAGGCTCGTACGATGCGTACGGCAATCTCACCTCGGTTGGCGATCAGGATCTTTTTTATCACTTTGAATTTCCTCGACCGATGAATCCATTCGGGTCGGTGCGTGGCCGACCCTTTGGGTAACCAGTTGTTTCCTGGTCGCCTCTGCAAGCTAGCGCGGTACGAGGATTAATAAAAATCAATCTTTGTTAGGTTACATATTAGCTAAAGCTTATAGTTGGTTGATTATCGTTCGAACATCGGATGGGGGCATGCGTAAGTCACTGATGCGCCTGACATTGCGTCAGCTGCAAGTATTCAACGAGGTGTGCGATCTGCGCTCCTACAGCCGTGCCGCCGAAGAAATGTCGCTCACCCAGCCAGCGGTGAGCCTGCAGATTCGCCAGCTGGAAGAGCTGGTGGGCCAGCCACTGTTCGATTACGTGGGCAAGAAGCTCTATCTGACCGAAGCAGCCCAGGCGCTGCAGGCGGCCAGCCGCGACATCTTCGGCCGCCTGGAAAACCTCGACATGCAGCTCTCCGACATGCAGGGCTCCCTGCAGGGGCAGCTCAAGCTGGCGGTCGAATCCAGTGCCAAGTACTTCACGCCCCATCTGTTCGCCGCCTTCCGCACCCTGCACCCGGAGGTCAACCTGCAGCTCACGGTGGTCAACCGCGCCCAGGTGATCCGCCGCCTGAGCGACAACCGCGACGACGTGACCATCATGTCGATGGTGCCGCAGGACATGGGCTTGGACTTCATGCCTTTCCTCAACAATCCGATCGTCGCCGTCGCCCCGCCCGAGCATCCGCTGTGCCAGTTCGAACGGCTGAGCCTGCAGGAGCTGCAAGCCTATACGTTGCTGGTGCGCGAACAAGGTTCGGGCACGCGCCGGGCCTGTGAGGAATATTTCAAGGAGAAACGTGTGTACTTCACGCAGACCCTGGAAGTGGCATCTGCCGAAGCCCAGCGCGAATGCGTGATCGCAGGCCTGGGGCTGGCGCTGCTGACGCGCCATGCCGTCGCCCGGGAGTTATCCACAGGCACGCTGCGAGAGTTGCCTGTGGCAGAACTGCCGTTGCAGCGCAGCTGGTGCGTGGTGCAGGCCAAGGCGCGGCGTCAGTCGCCGGTGGCGTTGGCCTTCGCCGCGTTCATCCGTGCCGAGCGGGCGCAGATCACGACGCTGGTCGAGCGCTTTGCCGGACATCCACCGACACCGTCTGCCAGACGTTGAGCTGGGCGTCGTCGCCAATTTCCTGGAGCAGGCGACGCTGCTCGGCGTAGCTTTCGATCGCACGGCGAAACTCCATGCGGCGCTGATCTTCCTGCTGACGTTTGGTGCGGGCGGCACTGTTGCCTTGCGCTTGCGAGCCATCGACGTAACGAGCCATTGCCTGTCTCCCAGTTCGAGTTCGGGAGTACAGGGTGGCGTGGGTGTATGAAGGTTTGGCGACGGGGCGGTGAACATCGGGTTAAACCCATCACGCCTCGCTCAGTCCTCGTGGGCCTCGTGGGCCTTCAACGACTTGGGCGACAGGCGCAGGCTGCGCAGACTGCGCTTGACGCTCTTCAAGTGATTGACCAGGTCCGGGCCACGGGCCATCGCCACGCCCATGGCCAGCACGTCGATCACCACCAGGTGGGCGATACGCGAGGCCAGCGGCGTATAGATCTCGGTGTCTTCGTGCACATCGACCGCCAGGTTGACCGTCGCCAGCTCCGCCAGCGGCGTCTGCCCCGGACACAGGGAGATCAACGTGGCGCCACTTTCGCGCACCAGGTTGGCGGTGATCAGCAGGTCCTTGGAGCGCCCCGATTGGGAGATGCACACGGCCACGTCGGTCGGCTTGAGGGTCACCGCCGACATGGCCTGCATGTGCGGGTCCGAATAGGCCGCCGCCGTGAGCAGCAGGCGGAAGAACTTGTGCTGGGCATCGGCCGCCACCGCGCCAGAGGCGCCGAAACCATAGAACTCGACCCGCTGCGCCGTGACCATGGCGCTGATCGCCCGTTGCAAGGCTTCGGGGTCGAGCTTCTCGCGCACTTCCATCAAGGTATGCAGGGTGGTGTCGAAGATCTTCAGGCTGTAGTCGGCCACCGAGTCGTCTTCGTGAATGGCGAACTGGCCGAAGCTCGCCCCCGCCGCCAGACTCTGCGCCAGCTTGAGCTTGAGGTCCTGGAAGCCGGTGCAGCCGATCGCGCGGCAGAAGCGCACGATGGTCGGCTCGCTGATGCCCACGCTGTGCGCCAGATCGGCCATGGAGCTGTGCATCACCGCCGCAGGGTCCAGCAGCACATGCTCGGCAACCTTGAGTTCGGATTTGCGCAGCAGGTGGCGAGACTGGTCGATGTGTTGCAGCAGGTTCAAGGGACAGCTTCCGCTAAAGGAGTCGAGGGGCCAGGATGTAGCTGGCCTGTAGTTATACTACAGGCCTCGGTGATCGCCCAGTTAAACGTCTCAGCACCCGCCGCGCAGGCAAAAACGGCCGCACATTGCTCGGCGCACACGTCGAATCTGCACCTTATGTCCGACACTCGCAGGATTTGTCTCGCAAGCGACAACTCTTGTTTGCCCCAACTCCATCGCGCACCCTAAAATGCCGGAATGCGCGATGACCTCTCCCTTCTGCTGAATTCCCTCAACGATGCCCAACGCCAGGCCGTAGCCGCCTCCGTCGGCCGTCAGTTGGTCCTGGCCGGTGCTGGTTCCGGTAAAACCCGAGTGCTGGTTCACCGTATCGCCTGGTTGATCCAGGTCGAAAACGCCTCGCCCCACTCCATCCTGTCGGTGACGTTCACCAACAAGGCCGCTGCCGAGATGCGCCAGCGCATCGAGCAGTTGATGGGTATCAACCCGGCCGGCATGTGGGTAGGCACCTTCCACGGCCTGGCCCACCGCCTGCTGCGCGCGCACTGGCAGGAAGCCAACCTGAACCAGAATTTCCAGATTCTAGACAGCGACGACCAGCAACGTCTGGTCAAGCGGGTCATGCGCGAGCTGGGCCTGGACGAGCAGAAATGGCCGGCGCGCCAGGCGCAGTGGTTCATCAATGGGCAGAAGGACGAGGGTCTGCGCCCGCAGCACATCCAGCCTGGCGGCGATCTGTTCCTGGCAACCATGCGCTCGGTCTACGAAGCGTACGAGGCAGCCTGTGCACGGGCCGGCGTGATCGACTTCTCCGAACTACTGCTGCGCGCCCTCGACCTGTGGCGCGACAACCCCAGCCTGCTGGCGCACTACCAACGTCGTTTCCGCCATGTGCTGGTCGACGAATTCCAGGACACCAACGCCGTGCAGTACGCCTGGCTGCGGCTGCTGGCACAAGGTGGCGACAGCTTGATGGTGGTGGGTGACGATGACCAGTCGATCTACGGCTGGCGCGGTGCCAAGATCGAGAACATCCACCAGTATTCCGCCGACTTCCCGGACTCCCAGCTGATTCGCCTGGAGCAGAACTACCGTTCCACGGCGGGTATCCTCAAGGCCGCCAACGCGCTGATCGCCAACAACAGCGGGCGACTGGGCAAGGAACTGTGGACCGACGGCGACGATGGCGAGCCGCTGAGCCTGTATGCCGCGTTCAATGAACACGACGAGGCGCGCTACGTGGTCGAAACCATCGAGAGCGCCCTCAAGACCGGCCTGGCGCGCAGCGACGTCGCCATTCTGTACCGCTCCAACGCCCAGTCGCGGGTGCTGGAAGAGGCGCTGCTGCGCGAGCGCATTCCCTACCGCATCTACGGTGGCCAGCGCTTCTTCGAACGCGCCGAAATCAAGAACGCCATGGCCTACCTGCGCCTGCTCGAAGGGCGCGGCAACGATGCAGCCCTGGAACGCGTGATCAACGTCCCGCCCCGTGGCCTGGGCGAGAAGACCGTCGAAGCCATCCGCCAGCATGCACGTCACGCCGAACTGTCGATGTGGGAAGCCGGGCGGCAACTGGTGGCCAACAAGGGCCTGACCGGTCGCGCCGCCAACGCCCTGGGCGCGTTCATGGAGCTGATCGAGAACCTGGCCGCCAAGGTCATGCACATGCCGCTGCACCTGATGACCCAGACCGTCATCGAGCAGTCCGGCCTGATCGTCTATCACCAGGAAGAAAAGGGTGAAAAAGGCCAGGCACGGGTGGAAAACCTCGAGGAACTGGTCAGCGCCGCGCGCAACTTCGAAAACAGCGAAGAAGACGCCGACCTCACGCCCCTGGCCGCATTTCTTGGCCATGCGTCCCTCGAAGCCGGCGACACCCAGGCCGAGGAGCACGAAGACAGCGTTCAGTTGATGACCCTGCACAGTGCCAAGGGCCTGGAGTTTCCCTACGTGTTCCTGGTGGGCATGGAAGAGGGCCTGTTCCCGCACAAGATGAGCCTTGAAGAGCCTGGTCGCCTGGAAGAAGAACGCCGCCTGGCCTATGTCGGCATCACCCGGGCCATGCAGCACCTGGTGATGACCTATGCCGAAACACGCCGTCTGTACGGTAGCGAGACGTACAACAAGGTCTCGCGCTTCGTGCGCGAAGTGCCCGCCGGGCTGATTCAGGAAGTGCGCCTGTCCAACAGTGTGAGCCGTCCCTTCGGCGGGGGTCAGGCACAGAACTCGAGCAGCCTGTTCGGGGCTGCCGCCATCCCGGAAACCCAGTTCAATCTCGGCCAGCGGGTACAGCATTCGGTTTTCGGCGAGGGTGTGATCCTCAACTTCGAAGGCTCCGGCGCCCAGGCGCGGGTGCAGGTCAACTTCGCCGAAGGCAGCAAGTGGCTGATGCTGGGGTACGCGAAACTGGAGGCGGTGTAACGGTTGGCTTCCTGGCCTTTTCGCAGTGCTCGGCGGCCGCGAAAAGGCCGACACTGCATTTTCCACAGGCAGTGAAATTTCCTACGCCGCTTTTCGCAATTACGCAAAAGCTCGAAACATGTTGTCACTAGCTATGTACAGCACACCTGTGCAACATGACTCGCGTGCAATCCACCTAACGGAATGAACCTATGCAACGATTTCTCAGCATGGCTCTGGCCCTTTGCATTGGCCTGACCATGAGCCTGGATGCCAGTGCCAAACGCTTCGGCGGCGGCAAGAGCATGGGCGCAGCCCCGACTCACCAGACGCGCCAGGCCGCGCCTGCCACTCCAGGTGCCACAGCCGCCGTACCGGGCCGTGCCGCCCCTGCCGCGAGCGGTGCTTCGCGCTGGTTGGGCCCTCTGGCCGGCCTCGCCGCCGGTGGCCTGCTGGCCTCCATGTTCATGGGCGACGGCTTCCAGGGCATGCAGATCTTCGACTTCCTGATCATGGCAGTCATCGCCTTCCTGATCTTCCGCTTCATCGCCGCTCGCCGTCGCAAGCAGCAAGGCCCGCAAATGGCTGGCGCCGGTGCACCTTACCAGCGTGAAACCATCAACCAGGCCCCTGCCCAGCCGTCGATCTTCGGTGGTGCAAGCGGTGCTTCCGCAGCCCGTCCGGTGATCAACGCGCCGGCCTGGTTCAACGAAGAGAACTTCCTGAACGCCGCACGCAACCACTTCCAGTCGCTGCAGCAGCACTGGGACGCGAACGAGATGGACAAGATCGCCGAGTTCGTCACCCCACAGATGCTGCAATCGCTGAAGCAGGAACGCGCCGAGCTGGGTGATGGCTTCCAGTCCACCTACATCGACGATCTGCATGTACAGCTGGAAGGCGTGGATGATCGTGCCGAGAAGACTATCGCTACCCTGACATTCGTTGGTGTATCGAAGACTTCGCGCTTCGACAAGGGCGAACCCTTCAGCGAAAGCTGGAACATGGAACGCGCCCAGGGCGAGAACCAGCCTTGGCTGGTGGCCGGTATCCGCCAGAACTGATACGCGTCACGCTTTGCAAAGCCCCGGCCCTGGTCGGGGCTTTTGCATTTTGAACGTTGCATCCATTTCCAGCTAAGGTATAAACCGCAGCGCGTATTCTGGTCAGAGGAAAACATCGTGGAAGAAGTGATCGAGCAGCTCCGAGAAGCCAACGAACCGGTACCGGTTCCCCTGGAACTGCCAGACGAAGACCTGCTGGTCGAGATCGAAGAGCAGTTGTTCATCAACATTCCGTTCGTCTTCAAGGAATATCTGCTCACCGTCAGCGACGTGGTGTACGGCAGCCTGGAGCCGGTTACCGTGACCGATCCGCAATCGCACACCTACCTGCCGGACGTTGCGGCGACGGCATGGGACCTCGGCGTCCCGCGCGAGCTGATCCCGATTTGTCAGGACGGCGACGATTACTACTGTGTCGAAGAAGACGGCACCGTCGTGTTGTGGTCGGGCGAAGAAGAGCTGGTGACCGAGGAAAGCTGGGAGTCTGTCTGGCATTGGGCGCGGGACGTCTGGCTGGAAAGCTGATCGGTACAGGCAGGTGTGACCTTTTCACAGCTCGATGGCGCGCCGCCAACCTTGTGGGAGCGGTTCTACCCGCGAAGAGGCCAAACCTGCCTACCCAACTTCAATGCTCGACGTTGTTGTCCAGGGTCTCCAGCAAAGCCACCTGCATCCGCGTATGCACGCGAATGAACCAGCGCCACAACACGGCTACCACTGCGGCTGCCACCACGGCGATCAGCAGCAGCAATTCCAGGGTTGGCAGGATACTCGCCGACAGCGCGGCCAGCAGCACGAAAATCATCAGCAGCGACAATAGCGGAATGACTTCGGCAATGATGCGTCGAACCCGCTGGGTGTGCCTGCCCGCCATTTCCGGCTTCACGCCCATTTCCGCCAGGAGCATCGACAGCGCCTTGAGCTTGCGATAGGCCGCGATCAGGAATGGCAACGACAGCAGCAAAGCTGCGCCCCAGATCAAAGCTTTCTGCCCACCGGGCTCTGCCACCCATGTGGTCAGGTAGCCACCGATCCGCTCGGCGAAATAGGCCCCGGCAAAGAAGATACCGATCACCAGCGCCAGGTTGACCCCCACCTGCAGGAGAATCTTGCGGATCATCGACGCCAGCATGGCGCTCTGCCCGCGCGGCTGAATGCTGCGCAGCCATTCCCCATACATCCCCAGCACCCGCGCCATCCGCTGCGGCACCAAAGCGCCCAGACGGTGGGAAAGCGGGTCTGCCGCCCGGATCAGGTACGGCGTGGACAAGGTCGTCAGCACCGACACCGCCACGGCAACGGGATAGAGGAAGTCGCTGGTGACCTGCAGGGTCATGCCCAGCGCTGCGATGATGAACGAGAACTCGCCGATCTGCGACAGCCCCATCCCCACTCGCAGGGACGTCTTGCCATCGTTGCCGGCGATGAATGCACCCATCCCGCAGGAGACGATCTTGCCCAGCACCACCGCCACGGTGATGACCGCGATCGGCCAGGCGTAGGCAAGCAGGATGGCAGGGTCGAGCATCAGGCCGATGGCGACGAAGAAGATCGCGCTGAACATGTCGCGGATGGGTTCGATCAGCCGCTCGATTTTCAGCAGTTGCCGAGATTCGGCCATGATCGCCCCGATCAGGAAGGCGCCCAGTACCATGCTGTATTCAAGCTTGACCACCAGCAGGCAGAAGCCGAAGCACAGGCCCAGCACGGTCACCAGCAGCATCTCGTTGCTCTCGAAGGTGGCCACGTAGGCCAGCAGACGCGGCACCACCAGGATCCCCACCACCAACGCGATCACCATGAACAGCGAGAGCTTGCCGACCGTGGAGAACACCTCACCGGAACTCACCGCACCGCTGACGGCGATACCTGAAAGCAGGGCAATGATGCCGATACCCAGAATATCCTCGACGATCAGCACACCAAAGATCAATTGCGCAAACCGCTCGTTCTTCATCTTCAGGTCATTGAGCGCCTTGACGATGATGGTGGTCGAGGAGATGGCCAGGATCGCACCCAGGAACAGCGAGTCCATGGTGCCCCAATCGAACCAGCGGCCGATCTCGTAGCCGATCCAGATCATCAGCACGATTTCCAGGAACGCGGCGATGAAGGCCGTGGCGCCGACCTTGAACAACTTGCGCAGGCTGAATTCGAGCCCGAGGCTGAACATCAGGAAAATCACTCCCAGTTCGGCGAGGGTCTTGATGGTGTCTTCGTCGTGGATCAAGCCGAAAGGCGGAGTGTGCGGGCCAATGATGAAACCCGCGACGATGTAGCCGAGCACCACCGGTTGCCGCAATCGGTGAAACAGAATGGTCACCACGCCGGCCACCAGCATGATCACTGCCAGGTCCTGGATGAAACTGATGGCATGCACGGTGATAGCCTCCTTTGCTATTCGGAATTACGGTACCAATTGTTTCAGGAGGCAGGTTAACACTGCCCATTGCAGGCAAACGTCGGTGCAATATGCGGAAACAGATCGCCGCTATGCCCTACGTAATGGCACGATAGACGTGACGGAGTAGCCTCGTTCAGCGTCCGCCTGTGGACGAGACCCGTCGTAAGTGGCCAACGCCAGAATAGGTGATGCCCCTGTAATTCTGCCAACCAACCGTGAGTTCACTATGGAACCTGGAAACGCCCAGCTGTCGATGACGGTGCTGATGACCCCTGACATGGCCAATTTTTCCGGCAATGTGCATGGAGGAACGCTGCTCAAATACCTCGACGAAGTGGCTTACGCCTGCGCCAGCCGCTATGCCGGCCGGTATGTGGTGACCTTGTCGGTGGATCAGGTGATTTTCCGCGAGCCAGTGCACGTGGGCGAGCTGGTGACCTTCCTGGCATCGGTCAACTACACCGGCAACACGTCGATGGAAGTGGGGATCAAAGTGGTCACCGAGAACATCCGCGAGCGTTCGGTGCGCCACACCAACAGTTGCTTCTTCACCATGGTGGCGGTGGACGACCAGCGCAAACCCGCTCACGTACCGCCTTTGAAGCCACAGGATGCCGAGGGCACGCGGCGCTTCATCCAGGCGCAGCAGCGCCGGCAGATCCGCCAGGAGCTGGAAAAGCGCTACCGCGATCTCAAGGAAGAACCGATTTAAAGCGCCACGGCTTCGAAACGCAGGCGCGGATGCACGATCCGATCCTGGGCGCGCACCAACTCCAGTTCGTAGCTGGCGCACGCCTGGGTCTCCAGCAGCACTTCGTGCACTGCCGCGGCCGTGAACTCGAAAGCGGCCAGCCAATCATCGCCCAGCAGTAGCCTGGCCAGGAACAAACCGCTGGTCAGATCACCCACGCCGACCGGCTGACGCGGAAACGCCAGCAGCGGACGCCGCAGGTGCCAGCTGCCTGTGGCGGTGACCAGCAGCATCTCGAAGTCTTCAGGTGATTTGCCGGGGTAGGCCAGATGTTTTACCAGCACCGCTTTCGGGCCCCGGGCCAGCAAGGCGCGCGCCATGGCCACGCAATCCTGCAGGGAGTCGGCCTTGCGGCCGCTGAAGCTGTCGAGCTCCAATTGGTTGGGACATAGCACGTCGGCTGCCGCCACGGCTTCATCGAGCAGAAAGTCGCTGACCTCGGCCGGCACCACGCAGCCTTTCTCCGCATGCCCCATCACTGGGTCGCACAGGTACAGGGCCTTGGGATTGGCTGCCTTGACTCGCCGTACCACGCCCAGGATTGCCCGCCCCTGCGCAGCGCTGCCCAGGTAGCCGCTGAGCACCGCATCGCAGTTGCCCAACTCGCCAATCGTCGCAATCCCTTCGACCAGTGCGGGAATGTGTTGCGGCGCCAACACTTCTCCCGTCCACTGACCATACTGTGTGTGATTGGAAAACTGCACCGTATTCAATGGCCAGACCTTGACGCCCACTCGCTGCATCGGGAAAACCGCCGCGCTGTTGCCGGCGTGGCCGAACACGACGT contains:
- the uvrD gene encoding DNA helicase II, with translation MRDDLSLLLNSLNDAQRQAVAASVGRQLVLAGAGSGKTRVLVHRIAWLIQVENASPHSILSVTFTNKAAAEMRQRIEQLMGINPAGMWVGTFHGLAHRLLRAHWQEANLNQNFQILDSDDQQRLVKRVMRELGLDEQKWPARQAQWFINGQKDEGLRPQHIQPGGDLFLATMRSVYEAYEAACARAGVIDFSELLLRALDLWRDNPSLLAHYQRRFRHVLVDEFQDTNAVQYAWLRLLAQGGDSLMVVGDDDQSIYGWRGAKIENIHQYSADFPDSQLIRLEQNYRSTAGILKAANALIANNSGRLGKELWTDGDDGEPLSLYAAFNEHDEARYVVETIESALKTGLARSDVAILYRSNAQSRVLEEALLRERIPYRIYGGQRFFERAEIKNAMAYLRLLEGRGNDAALERVINVPPRGLGEKTVEAIRQHARHAELSMWEAGRQLVANKGLTGRAANALGAFMELIENLAAKVMHMPLHLMTQTVIEQSGLIVYHQEEKGEKGQARVENLEELVSAARNFENSEEDADLTPLAAFLGHASLEAGDTQAEEHEDSVQLMTLHSAKGLEFPYVFLVGMEEGLFPHKMSLEEPGRLEEERRLAYVGITRAMQHLVMTYAETRRLYGSETYNKVSRFVREVPAGLIQEVRLSNSVSRPFGGGQAQNSSSLFGAAAIPETQFNLGQRVQHSVFGEGVILNFEGSGAQARVQVNFAEGSKWLMLGYAKLEAV
- a CDS encoding Tim44 domain-containing protein, with protein sequence MQRFLSMALALCIGLTMSLDASAKRFGGGKSMGAAPTHQTRQAAPATPGATAAVPGRAAPAASGASRWLGPLAGLAAGGLLASMFMGDGFQGMQIFDFLIMAVIAFLIFRFIAARRRKQQGPQMAGAGAPYQRETINQAPAQPSIFGGASGASAARPVINAPAWFNEENFLNAARNHFQSLQQHWDANEMDKIAEFVTPQMLQSLKQERAELGDGFQSTYIDDLHVQLEGVDDRAEKTIATLTFVGVSKTSRFDKGEPFSESWNMERAQGENQPWLVAGIRQN
- a CDS encoding SMI1/KNR4 family protein; protein product: MEEVIEQLREANEPVPVPLELPDEDLLVEIEEQLFINIPFVFKEYLLTVSDVVYGSLEPVTVTDPQSHTYLPDVAATAWDLGVPRELIPICQDGDDYYCVEEDGTVVLWSGEEELVTEESWESVWHWARDVWLES
- a CDS encoding cation:proton antiporter, translating into MHAISFIQDLAVIMLVAGVVTILFHRLRQPVVLGYIVAGFIIGPHTPPFGLIHDEDTIKTLAELGVIFLMFSLGLEFSLRKLFKVGATAFIAAFLEIVLMIWIGYEIGRWFDWGTMDSLFLGAILAISSTTIIVKALNDLKMKNERFAQLIFGVLIVEDILGIGIIALLSGIAVSGAVSSGEVFSTVGKLSLFMVIALVVGILVVPRLLAYVATFESNEMLLVTVLGLCFGFCLLVVKLEYSMVLGAFLIGAIMAESRQLLKIERLIEPIRDMFSAIFFVAIGLMLDPAILLAYAWPIAVITVAVVLGKIVSCGMGAFIAGNDGKTSLRVGMGLSQIGEFSFIIAALGMTLQVTSDFLYPVAVAVSVLTTLSTPYLIRAADPLSHRLGALVPQRMARVLGMYGEWLRSIQPRGQSAMLASMIRKILLQVGVNLALVIGIFFAGAYFAERIGGYLTTWVAEPGGQKALIWGAALLLSLPFLIAAYRKLKALSMLLAEMGVKPEMAGRHTQRVRRIIAEVIPLLSLLMIFVLLAALSASILPTLELLLLIAVVAAAVVAVLWRWFIRVHTRMQVALLETLDNNVEH
- a CDS encoding acyl-CoA thioesterase, giving the protein MEPGNAQLSMTVLMTPDMANFSGNVHGGTLLKYLDEVAYACASRYAGRYVVTLSVDQVIFREPVHVGELVTFLASVNYTGNTSMEVGIKVVTENIRERSVRHTNSCFFTMVAVDDQRKPAHVPPLKPQDAEGTRRFIQAQQRRQIRQELEKRYRDLKEEPI
- the pdxY gene encoding pyridoxal kinase PdxY codes for the protein MKRTPHLLAIQSHVVFGHAGNSAAVFPMQRVGVKVWPLNTVQFSNHTQYGQWTGEVLAPQHIPALVEGIATIGELGNCDAVLSGYLGSAAQGRAILGVVRRVKAANPKALYLCDPVMGHAEKGCVVPAEVSDFLLDEAVAAADVLCPNQLELDSFSGRKADSLQDCVAMARALLARGPKAVLVKHLAYPGKSPEDFEMLLVTATGSWHLRRPLLAFPRQPVGVGDLTSGLFLARLLLGDDWLAAFEFTAAAVHEVLLETQACASYELELVRAQDRIVHPRLRFEAVAL